The Rhododendron vialii isolate Sample 1 chromosome 6a, ASM3025357v1 genome includes a window with the following:
- the LOC131328271 gene encoding 24-methylenesterol C-methyltransferase 2-like — translation MDSLALICTVALLGGGLYWFVCVLGPAEVKGKSAVNLSGGSITAEKVQDNYNQYWSFFRRPKEIEKTESVPDFVDTFYNLVTDIYEWGWGQSFHFSPSIPGKSDRDSTRLHEEMAVDLISVSPNQKILDVGCGVGGPMRAIAAHSRAKVVGITINEYQVNRAKLHNKKAGLDSLCDVVCGNFLQMPFEDDSFDGAYSIEATCHAPKLEEVYAEVYRVLKPGALYVSYEWVTTDKFNGDDAEHVEVIQGIERGDALPGLRSYADIAETARKVGFEVLREKDLALPPAQPWWTRLKMGRIAYWRNHIVVTVLAALGIAPKGTVDVHEMLVKTADYLSRGGDAGIFSPMYMILCRKPHGTSHEPSS, via the coding sequence ATGGACTCTCTCGCTCTAATCTGCACCGTCGCCCTCCTGGGCGGCGGCCTCTACTGGTTTGTCTGCGTCCTGGGCCCCGCCGAAGTCAAGGGCAAGAGCGCCGTCAACCTCTCCGGCGGCTCCATCACCGCCGAGAAGGTCCAGGACAACTACAACCAGTACTGGTCCTTCTTCCGCCGCCCCAAGGAGATCGAGAAGACCGAGAGCGTCCCCGACTTCGTCGACACGTTCTACAACCTCGTCACCGACATCTACGAGTGGGGCTGGGGCCAGTCCTTCCACTTCTCCCCCTCCATCCCCGGCAAGTCCGACCGCGACTCCACCCGCCTCCACGAGGAGATGGCCGTCGATCTCATCTCCGTCTCCCCCAACCAGAAGATCCTCGACGTCGGGTGCGGCGTCGGCGGCCCCATGCGGGCCATCGCCGCCCACTCCCGCGCCAAGGTCGTCGGCATCACCATCAACGAGTACCAAGTCAACCGGGCGAAACTCCACAACAAGAAAGCCGGGCTCGATTCCCTCTGCGACGTCGTTTGCGGCAACTTTCTGCAGATGCCCTTCGAGGACGACAGCTTCGACGGCGCCTACTCGATCGAGGCGACGTGCCACGCGCCCAAGCTCGAGGAGGTGTACGCCGAGGTGTACCGGGTCTTAAAACCCGGCGCCCTCTACGTCTCCTACGAGTGGGTCACCACGGATAAATTCAACGGCGACGACGCGGAGCACGTGGAGGTCATCCAGGGGATCGAGAGGGGCGATGCGCTGCCCGGGCTGAGGAGCTACGCGGACATAGCGGAGACGGCCAGGAAGGTGGGGTTCGAGGTCCTCAGGGAGAAGGATCTGGCCCTGCCGCCGGCGCAGCCGTGGTGGACGCGGCTGAAGATGGGGAGGATCGCCTACTGGCGGAACCACATTGTCGTCACGGTGCTCGCGGCGCTGGGGATCGCGCCCAAGGGGACGGTGGACGTCCACGAGATGCTCGTGAAGACGGCCGATTACCTCAGCAGGGGCGGGGACGCGGGGATTTTCTCCCCGATGTACATGATCCTGTGCAGGAAGCCTCACGGGACTTCCCATGAACCCTCGtcttaa
- the LOC131329155 gene encoding uncharacterized protein At1g76070-like, with product MEKSKSRNKFLKFLPRAASAVRFQNPPFSPDKLKHLAGKGFSGQFMSIIPAEARGKPKNSTTATFEAQEPTSPKVSCMGQIKHKKKIKNEKQPAFQPKDHVKPVSAQIEVKKNTTTSFHKKLSSSMKPQGRKSDASFDQTRLPDRAPSLSQMRRFASGRDAVRDFDWGDQVKATDEDFGDYYSGEESEGEEREGFVPFSAPILVGGGGGVVTMEPRKEINLWKRRTMARPSPLQVKTMVRP from the coding sequence aTGGAGAAATCAAAGTCAAGAAACAAGTTCTTGAAATTTCTACCAAGAGCAGCTTCAGCCGTTAGATTCCAAAACCCACCATTCAGCCCAGACAAGCTCAAGCACCTCGCCGGAAAAGGATTCTCCGGCCAGTTCATGTCCATAATTCCGGCGGAAGCCCGAGGGAAGCCCAAGAACTCAACCACTGCCACCTTCGAAGCCCAAGAGCCCACGTCACCAAAAGTCTCATGCATGGGCCAAATCAAGCACAAGAAGAAGATCAAGAATGAAAAGCAGCCCGCCTTTCAGCCCAAAGATCACGTAAAGCCTGTTTCGGCCCAAATTGAGGTGAAGAAGAATACGACGACGTCGTTTCATAAGAAATTATCAAGTAGCATGAAACCGCAGGGTAGGAAATCCGATGCTTCGTTTGATCAGACTAGGTTGCCAGATCGAGCGCCTAGTTTGAGTCAAATGAGGCGGTTCGCGAGCGGTCGGGACGCGGTTAGAGATTTCGATTGGGGGGATCAGGTTAAGGCGACAGATGAGGATTTCGGGGATTATTATTCTGGTGAAGAGAGCgaaggggaagagagagaaggttttgttcctttttctgCACCAATATTGGTTGGTGGGGGTGGTGGGGTGGTGACAATGGAGCctagaaaagaaattaatttgtGGAAAAGAAGGACCATGGCTCGACCTAGCCCACTTCAAGTTAAGACCATGGTTAGACCATGA